A genomic window from Candidatus Kouleothrix ribensis includes:
- a CDS encoding VOC family protein translates to MNKVTPFLMFNDQLEAAIEFYTATFPNSEVRNIARTGKDGPISSAEFVVGGQLFMGYNGGPYFSFSEGVSLYVDCADQNEVDEYWDKLVKAGATPTQCGWIKDPFGLSWQIVPRRFTELTQDSDPRKVKAVIEAMLTMVKLDVAELERAYNEA, encoded by the coding sequence ATGAACAAAGTGACACCGTTCCTCATGTTCAACGACCAGCTCGAAGCGGCGATCGAGTTCTACACCGCCACGTTTCCGAACTCCGAAGTACGCAACATCGCCCGCACGGGCAAGGACGGCCCCATCAGCTCCGCCGAGTTCGTCGTTGGTGGTCAACTCTTCATGGGCTACAACGGAGGCCCATACTTCAGCTTCTCTGAGGGGGTCTCGCTCTACGTGGACTGCGCGGATCAGAATGAAGTGGATGAATACTGGGACAAGCTCGTGAAGGCAGGCGCGACGCCCACGCAATGCGGTTGGATCAAAGACCCCTTCGGTCTCTCCTGGCAAATTGTCCCGAGACGATTCACCGAACTGACCCAAGATAGCGACCCCCGGAAGGTGAAGGCTGTGATAGAAGCCATGCTGACGATGGTGAAGCTCGACGTGGCTGAGCTCGAGCGAGCCTACAATGAGGCGTAG
- a CDS encoding dihydrofolate reductase family protein, protein MRPLRYSINVTLDGCCDHRAGVADEALHRHWAEHLAQADALLFGRVTYEMMEAAWRPPASEAMPDWTKPFARTIDAAKKYVVSSTLERVDWNAELVRGDLGEAVQQLKREPGKGLFVGGVKLPLALAELGLIDEYEFVVHPRLAGHGPTLLSGLSKYIDLKLVSRLEFGSGAVAMRYEPRR, encoded by the coding sequence ATGCGCCCTCTTCGGTATTCGATCAATGTTACACTGGATGGTTGCTGCGATCATCGCGCAGGGGTTGCGGACGAAGCGCTGCATCGTCACTGGGCCGAGCACCTCGCCCAGGCCGATGCCCTGCTCTTTGGCCGGGTGACGTACGAAATGATGGAGGCAGCGTGGCGGCCGCCGGCGTCGGAAGCAATGCCTGACTGGACGAAGCCTTTCGCCCGGACGATCGACGCGGCGAAGAAGTATGTCGTGTCGAGCACCCTGGAGCGCGTCGATTGGAACGCGGAGCTCGTGCGCGGGGATCTGGGAGAGGCTGTTCAGCAGCTCAAGCGGGAACCGGGTAAGGGGCTGTTCGTGGGAGGCGTGAAGCTCCCGCTGGCGTTGGCCGAGCTGGGATTGATCGATGAGTACGAGTTCGTGGTGCATCCCCGGCTGGCCGGTCACGGGCCGACGCTGCTCTCAGGGCTATCGAAGTATATCGACTTGAAGCTCGTGAGCCGATTGGAGTTCGGATCGGGGGCGGTGGCGATGCGATATGAGCCGAGAAGGTAG
- a CDS encoding YciI family protein, with translation MRFMVLIKADKNSEAGVLPDEQLLTAMGNFNDELIKAGVLVAGEGLHPSSKGARIKFSGETRIVIDGPFTEVQELIAGFWIWQVRSKHEAIEWAKRCPNPMYGESEIEIRQVFEADDFGAEFTPALREQEDRQRAQMAAKAGGA, from the coding sequence ATGCGTTTCATGGTTCTGATCAAAGCCGACAAGAATTCGGAAGCCGGCGTTCTGCCAGACGAGCAACTGCTCACCGCGATGGGCAACTTCAATGACGAGCTGATCAAGGCCGGTGTACTGGTTGCAGGCGAAGGGCTGCATCCCAGCTCCAAGGGCGCACGGATCAAGTTCTCGGGCGAAACGCGCATCGTGATCGATGGGCCGTTCACCGAGGTGCAGGAGCTGATCGCCGGCTTCTGGATCTGGCAGGTACGTTCTAAACACGAGGCGATTGAATGGGCCAAGCGTTGCCCCAACCCCATGTACGGCGAATCCGAGATCGAGATTCGCCAGGTGTTCGAGGCCGATGACTTTGGCGCTGAGTTTACGCCCGCGCTACGCGAGCAAGAGGATCGCCAGCGTGCGCAGATGGCCGCGAAGGCCGGCGGCGCCTGA
- a CDS encoding DUF4386 domain-containing protein, producing MKTYRMNAVMAGALYFMGTVFGVLGGIIGGDVLASIILGTPLAGVDMLALVAANASRLTGGAFFTLMMGISLVAMTVFLYPVFRKDSEELAMGMLLFRGALEGASYFISTLGLLTLVALGNEYVASGADSAALQAMGKVLYQFLDIGGAVGPIVFLIGATCLYLSFYRTRLIPRWLTVWGLIGVVFSMAYALLHIFHMDNGIGFYLQMVLAPQEIVMGLWLVIKGFNPSAIAALPAKPATNELLSAA from the coding sequence ATGAAAACGTACAGAATGAACGCCGTCATGGCAGGCGCGCTCTACTTCATGGGGACGGTCTTTGGGGTTTTGGGCGGAATTATTGGCGGCGACGTGCTTGCCTCGATCATTCTCGGCACACCGCTTGCTGGTGTGGATATGCTGGCCCTGGTGGCCGCTAACGCGTCCCGGCTTACCGGCGGGGCATTTTTCACCCTCATGATGGGGATTTCGCTGGTGGCGATGACGGTTTTTCTCTACCCGGTCTTCAGAAAAGACAGCGAAGAGCTGGCGATGGGCATGCTGCTGTTCCGCGGCGCGCTGGAGGGGGCCTCGTATTTTATTTCGACCCTCGGCCTGTTGACGCTCGTCGCACTTGGCAACGAATACGTTGCCAGCGGGGCTGATTCGGCCGCTTTGCAGGCCATGGGCAAAGTCTTGTATCAGTTCCTAGACATCGGTGGCGCGGTCGGGCCGATCGTGTTTCTGATTGGGGCTACGTGTTTATACCTCTCCTTCTATCGCACCCGGCTGATCCCGCGCTGGCTGACGGTCTGGGGCCTGATCGGCGTGGTTTTCTCTATGGCGTACGCCCTGTTGCATATCTTCCACATGGATAACGGCATTGGGTTCTATTTACAGATGGTGTTGGCGCCACAGGAGATCGTGATGGGCCTCTGGCTGGTGATCAAGGGCTTCAATCCATCTGCAATCGCTGCCCTGCCTGCGAAACCAGCGACGAACGAGCTTTTGAGCGCGGCATAG